Proteins encoded in a region of the Zunongwangia endophytica genome:
- the pgi gene encoding glucose-6-phosphate isomerase has translation MKNINPTTTEAWKKLASHYAETKDQSLKSLFEKDQDRASKFTVKWSDFYVDFSKNKITEETKSLLIDLAEECGLKEAMDAYFGGEAINQTEGRPVLHTALRASKNAEVKVDGENVINEVEEVKAKIKAFSSEIIQGIRKGFTGKSFTDVVNIGIGGSDLGPVMVTEALEFYKNHLNVHFVSNVDGDHVHETIKDLNPETTLFVIVSKSFTTQETLSNSTTIRNWFMKTAPEGSVSKHFIAVSSNVEKVKEFGIDEDNIFPMWDWVGGRFSLWSAVGLSISLAIGYPNFDAMLSGAQKMDKHFKETEFENNIPVLAGLLSVWYNNFYKAESEAVIPYSQYLHRLPAYLQQAVMESNGKSTDRNGDKVDYQTGSIIWGEPGTNSQHAFFQLIHQGTKLIPADFIGYKISLFDDKDHHKKLMANFFAQTEALLQGKTEDEVREELTSKGMSEEEIKELLPFKLFDGDKPTTSFLIDKLTPESLGKLVAMYEHKIFVQGIIWNIFSYDQWGVELGKQLASNILKDIDSKEIENHDSSTRNLLKVFLAK, from the coding sequence ATGAAAAACATTAATCCAACTACAACAGAAGCCTGGAAAAAATTAGCGTCTCATTATGCAGAGACAAAAGATCAGTCTTTAAAATCTTTATTTGAAAAAGATCAGGATAGAGCTTCTAAATTCACCGTAAAGTGGAGCGACTTTTACGTAGATTTCAGTAAAAATAAAATTACAGAAGAAACTAAATCACTTCTTATTGATCTTGCTGAAGAATGCGGACTTAAAGAAGCAATGGATGCTTATTTTGGAGGAGAGGCTATAAACCAAACAGAAGGAAGACCAGTATTGCATACCGCATTGCGCGCTTCTAAAAATGCTGAGGTTAAAGTTGATGGCGAAAATGTAATTAATGAAGTTGAAGAAGTTAAAGCTAAGATTAAAGCTTTTTCTTCGGAAATTATTCAAGGTATCAGAAAAGGATTCACCGGAAAGAGCTTTACTGATGTTGTAAATATTGGTATTGGTGGTTCAGATCTGGGTCCAGTAATGGTTACTGAAGCATTAGAGTTTTATAAAAATCACTTAAATGTACATTTCGTTTCGAATGTAGATGGTGATCACGTTCACGAAACAATTAAGGATCTTAATCCTGAAACTACACTATTTGTTATTGTTTCTAAATCCTTTACTACTCAAGAAACATTAAGCAATTCAACTACTATTAGAAACTGGTTTATGAAAACCGCTCCTGAAGGCTCGGTTTCTAAACATTTTATAGCAGTTTCTAGTAATGTAGAAAAAGTAAAAGAGTTCGGAATTGATGAAGACAATATTTTCCCAATGTGGGATTGGGTTGGTGGTCGTTTCTCTTTATGGAGTGCGGTTGGATTATCGATTAGTTTAGCTATCGGATATCCTAATTTTGATGCGATGCTAAGTGGAGCTCAAAAAATGGACAAGCATTTTAAAGAAACTGAATTCGAAAATAACATACCTGTTCTTGCTGGTCTTTTAAGTGTATGGTATAACAACTTTTATAAGGCAGAAAGTGAAGCAGTGATTCCTTACTCACAATATCTGCACCGATTACCAGCGTATCTGCAACAGGCGGTTATGGAAAGTAACGGTAAAAGTACTGATCGTAACGGTGATAAGGTAGATTATCAAACAGGTTCGATAATTTGGGGAGAGCCCGGAACAAATTCTCAGCATGCGTTCTTCCAGTTGATTCATCAGGGAACTAAATTAATTCCAGCCGATTTTATTGGTTATAAAATTTCTTTGTTTGATGATAAAGATCATCACAAAAAATTGATGGCAAACTTCTTTGCGCAGACCGAAGCTTTACTGCAAGGTAAAACTGAAGATGAAGTTAGAGAAGAACTTACTTCTAAAGGCATGAGCGAAGAAGAAATTAAAGAATTGCTTCCATTCAAATTATTTGATGGAGACAAACCAACAACTTCTTTCCTTATCGATAAGCTTACTCCAGAGAGTCTAGGTAAACTCGTAGCGATGTACGAGCACAAAATTTTTGTGCAGGGTATCATTTGGAACATTTTTAGTTACGATCAATGGGGAGTAGAACTAGGTAAGCAATTAGCTAGTAATATTCTGAAAGATATAGATAGCAAAGAAATCGAAAATCATGATTCTTCTACACGTAATCTATTAAAGGTTTTTCTAGCGAAATAG